The Oncorhynchus masou masou isolate Uvic2021 chromosome 8, UVic_Omas_1.1, whole genome shotgun sequence genome has a window encoding:
- the LOC135543773 gene encoding neuronal PAS domain-containing protein 4A-like: MYRSTKGASKARRDQINAEIQNIKELLPISDSDKARLSYLHIMSLACMYTRKSVFFSQDALQDETTDLMLFKELSGLMHELSGFMILLTSDGKLLYLSDNVADHLGHCMVDLVAQSDSVYDIIDPMDHFVIRSNLAGLPMTTTDTDKLFRCRFNTTKFIRRQGAENKLMLVRARCLTPPCPVSAYWTSNPVWVCFCTPLRTKTPYLTIAKSAPLTPPPEQSFLLACFHSQHHWDMRLWDAQDSVSVYLGYDVEFLRSRSWYSLVHPRDLSHASTQHCLLLSEGERRQVDMVVQVEAADHSWVWLYMVLQLNNNENPISCHNYIISESEACSIRQQSSCEVPMQPVGYGLQSSLSSLGEENFPQTHGGQHQWEPKTSLLSVGPTTSASLTDTNSDILTQRITSHLTNMSEPLPSSLTKPLAPLTMPHLQQMGECACTPPYTPHLASGSFPFMEKLQLNFDPFNAAVSCPMAHEVINSAHSAPAFSQVLSSKHPQVLFLAEPHGKLLPTTNSFGGDECSIMGLPQISGPLYVDVPHRPFHGPLNELLLTPEASPTHPPCSFFSTEKEQEREREDISLLAKYISSLAEGFYCDPILPRITPPTFSSSPSLQATSQNSSPPCGAECPPWKGLDPPLSREDVSLYEESMALESLIEELSTFPLSPSSCSSPPSSSFKSSPPCWPHTPVSRCNPSLFKGESSIGVNHFCGIQSTQCNFMAVGGAMMAIGAGIKRDVEESSESEKDTDVSVEPLLSLPSSAIALTAFQEFPSGGSAYHGICV, from the exons ATGTATCGGTCCACAAAAGGAGCCTCAAAGGCTCGGAGGGATCAAATCAACGCAGAGATTCAGAACATCAAGGAACTTTTGCCCATTTCCGATTCGGACAAAGCTCGACTCTCCTACCTACACATCATGTCACTTGCCTGCATGTACACCCGAAAGTCTGTATTCTTCTCTCAAG ACGCTCTTCAAGACGAGACCACGGACTTAATGTTGTTTAAGGAGCTGTCAGGGCTGATGCACGAATTGTCAGGTTTCATGATACTCCTAACAAGCGATGGAAAACTTCTGTATCTGTCAGACAACGTCGCAGACCACCTCGGCCATTGCATG GTGGACCTGGTTGCCCAGAGTGATAGTGTGTATGATATCATTGATCCTATGGACCACTTTGTCATAAGGAGTAACCTTGCAGGTCTACCGATGACCACTACTGACACAG ACAAGTTATTTCGATGTCGATTCAATACTACAAAGTTCATCCGGCGACAGGGTGCGGAGAACAAGTTGATGCTAGTCAGAGCTCGCTGCCTCACCCCACCTTGCCCTGTCTCTGCATACTGGACCTCCAACCCAGTATGGGTGTGTTTCTGTACCCCCCTGAGGACAAAAACGCCTTACCTTACAATCGCCAAGAGTGCCCCCCTCACCCCACCCCCTGAGCAGTCCTTCCTACTGGCTTGTTTCCACTCTCAACACCACTGGGACATGAGGCTTTGGGATGCCCAGGACAG TGTGAGTGTGTACCTGGGCTACGATGTGGAGTTTCTACGCTCTCGCTCCTGGTACAGCCTGGTCCATCCCAGGGATCTCTCCCATGCCTCTACACAGCACTGTCTCCTAT tgagtgaaggagagaggaggcaggtggaCATGGTGGTGCAGGTGGAGGCAGCAGACCACTCATGGGTCTGGCTCTATATGGTCCTCCAGCTGAACAACAACGAAAACCCTATCAGCTGCCACAACTACATCATCAG cgaGTCAGAGGCATGTTCAATACGCCAGCAGAGCTCTTGTGAGGTGCCCATGCAGCCAGTTGGTTATGGTCTTCAGTCCAGCCTGTCGTCTCTGGGTGAAGAAAACTTCCCCCAGACACATGGAGGACAACACCAGTGGGAACCAAAGACCAGCCTTCTCTCTGTTGGACCAACCACTTCTGCCTCACTGACTGACACTAACTCTGATATTCTGACTCAAAGAATTACCTCTCACCTAACCAATATGTCagaacccctcccctcctccctcaccaagcCCCTCGCCCCTCTTACTATGCCCCACCTTCAACAGATGGGGGAGTGTGCATGCACTCCCCCGTATACCCCTCATCTTGCTAGTGGAAGTTTTCCTTTTATGGAGAAACTGCAACTCAATTTTGATCCTTTCAATGCAGCTGTGTCCTGCCCAATGGCCCATGAGGTTATTAACTCAGCACATAGTGCACCAGCcttctcccaggtcctctcttcCAAGCATCCTCAGGTACTCTTCCTGGCAGAGCCCCATGGAAAGCTGCTCCCCACCACCAATAGTTTTGGGGGAGATGAATGCTCCATCATGGGCCTGCCACAGATTAGTGGTCCCTTGTATGTGGATGTTCCCCACAGGCCCTTCCATGGCCCTCTGAATGAGCTCCTCCTAACTCCAGAGGCTTCCCCCACACATCCTCCCTGCTCCTTCTTCTCCACGGAGAAAGAgcaggagcgagagagggaggacatTTCTCTCTTGGCTAAATATATTAGCTCTTTAGCTGAGGGATTCTATTGTGACCCAATTCTCCCCAGAATAACCCCACCCACCTTCTCGTCTTCACCCAGTCTTCAGGCCACATCCCAGAATTCCTCTCCTCCTTGCGGAGCTGAGTGTCCGCCCTGGAAGGGGCTAGACCCGCCCCTTAGCCGAGAGGATGTCTCTCTGTATGAGGAGAGTATGGCTCTAGAGAGCCTAATTGAGGAGCTCTCAACTTTCCCTTTGTCCCCCTCTTCatgctcctctcctccatcttcctccttTAAGTCCTCCCCTCCATGCTGGCCACACACCCCAGTGAGCAGGTGTAACCCCAGCCTCTTCAAGGGTGAATCTTCAATTGGTGTAAACCACTTTTGTGGCATCCAGTCGACGCAGTGTAACTTCATGGCAGTGGGTGGAGCTATGATGGCCATCGGGGCAGGGATTAAGAGAGACGTGGAGGAGTCATCTGAGAGTGAGAAGGATACGGACGTGTCGGTGGAGCCTCTATTGTCACTACCATCATCAGCCATCGCTCTCACAGCCTTTCAGGAAT TCCCTTCTGGAGGATCTGCATACCATGGAATCTGTGTTTGA
- the mrps12 gene encoding 28S ribosomal protein S12, mitochondrial-like: MALLGSLRPALASFLQVSQSVSQWSGPVLSRTMATLNQMHRRGKPSPPPPSVSAMFGRPQLKAVILKTMIRKPKKPNSANRKCARVRLSNGKEAVVFIPGEGHNLQEHNVVLVQGGRTQDLPGVKLTVVRGKYDCAHVVKKKNN; this comes from the exons ATGGCTTTATTGGGGAGTCTGAGACCAGCGTTGGCATCATTTCTGCAAG tgtctcagtctgtctcccaATGgtctggacctgtcctctccagAACTATGGCTACGCTGAATCAGATGCATCGCCGGGGGAAGCCATCGCCCCCTCCCCCGAGCGTCAGTGCCATGTTCGGCCGCCCCCAGCTGAAGGCAGTAATCCTGAAGACAATGATCCGGAAACCCAAGAAGCCAAACTCGGCCAACCGTAAATGTGCCAGAGTCCGCCTCAGTAACGGCAAGGAGGCAGTGGTGTTCATTCCTGGGGAGGGACACAACCTCCAGGAGCACAACGTAGTGCTGGTGCAGGGGGGCAGGACACAGGACCTGCCAGGAGTCAAGCTGACTGTGGTCAGGGGAAAATATGACTGTGCCCATGTTGTGAAGAAGAAAAATAACTAA